A genomic region of Xiphophorus couchianus chromosome 9, X_couchianus-1.0, whole genome shotgun sequence contains the following coding sequences:
- the LOC114150452 gene encoding receptor-type tyrosine-protein phosphatase C-like, producing MKPFTDYSCTGDIKMNNGSIIQTLPLVQFNINCDFTVNNLETSSTNTSIELNWKTMSDNCQNVLNKLDDLSYHCSCQQEKGDGGYFTMEQRIINRPEETTCVFTRGIKPFRNYRCKVHSSYTGRGDFRETRVEGKTKSGIPEQPHNVVMTVPENNKIEVTCSLNYMDFNGPDGKFSAKLQGVTGSRKESKTCQFKFEDLSYLTTYRVEVFTVNRDFTSSPVSKQADTKYNDKALSGILIFILIILIIILVALRLAVFIKKRKKSKNVTKEEVMLTSRAKAYI from the exons ATGAAGCCGTTCACAGACTACAGCTGTACTGGTGACATCAAGATGAACAATGGCTCCATAATTCAGACACTTCCACTTGTCCAGTTCAACATTAACTGTG ATTTTACAGTAAACAACCTGGAGACCAGTTCAACCAATACTTCCATTGAGCTGAACTGGAAAACAATGAGTGATAATTGTCAAAATGTTCTCAACAAACTGGATGATCTCTCTTATCACTGCAGCTGTCAGCAAGAGAAAG GTGATGGAGGATATTTTACAATGGAACAAAGAATTATTAATCGACCTGAAGAAACAACGTGTGTCTTCACCAGAGGAATTAAACCATTCAGGAATTACAGATGTAAAGTTCATTCCAGCTACACTGGACGAGGTGATTTTAGAGAAACAAGAGTTGAAGGGAAGACTAAGTCTGGAA TACCAGAACAACCTCATAACGTTGTCATGACAGTTCCAGAGAACAATAAGATCGAAGTGACATGTTCATTAAATTACATGGATTTTAATGGACCAGACGGAAAATTCAGTGCAAAACTTCAAGGCGTTACTGGCAGCAGAAAGGAGAGCAAAACATGtcaatttaaatttgaagaTCTGAGCTACTTAACAACCTACAGAGTGGAG GTGTTTACTGTCAACAGAGATTTTACCAGCTCACCTGTGAGCAAACAGGCTGACACTAAAT ACAATGACAAAGCTCTTAGTGGCATTTTGATCTTCATCCTCATCATTCTCATCATCATACTTGTAGCGCTGCGTCTGGCAGTCTTCATCAAAAAGCGAAAGAAGTCAAAGAA TGTTACTAAAGAAGAAGTTATGCTCACATCAAGAGCGA agGCTTACATATGA